The DNA region CAGATTGTGCGGGCTGATACGTCTCCTGTGGGACAAAGCGCATCGGGCGAACTGGCGCGGGGCTTGCGCAGCATGCTTGGCGGGGAATTTCGAGTGAGTTCTGCTCTGCCTGATGGCGACGCTTTTGTGCTGGGAACTCCGCAGGAGTTGCATCATCTATTGCCGCAATGGAGAGGGCCGGACCTCGCCGAGGAAGGCTTTGCGGTGTCGAAATTAAATGAGCATGGACATCGTCTCTGGATTGTTGCGGGCGGCAGCCAGAGGGGCGAACTCTATGGGGTCTTTCATCTGCTGGAGCAGGTCGCGGAGTTGCATGAGATCGCTCCTGACGCGGAATCTCCCTCTGCACCGATTCGATGGGTCAACCAATGGGACAACTTCGATGGCTCTATTGAACGCGGCTATGCGGGGCGCAGCATCTTCTTTGAGGGCGGCCATGTGCGCGGCGATCTCACGCGCGTTTCGGAGTATGGCCGGCTGCTGGCCTCAGTTGGCCTGAATGGCTGCACAGTAAACAATGTGAACTCCGATTTGCGCACGTTGCAGCCGGAGATGTTGCGTGAACTGGCTCGGATCGCCGATGCTCTGCGTCCGTGGGGCGTTCGCATGTCGCTCTCGGTGGACCTGTCGAGCCCGCAAGCTGTCGGTCACCTTTCGACCTTTGATCCGCTTGATCCGCAGGTTATTGCCTGGTGGCAGCAGAAGACGGATGAGATTTATAAACTGATTCCGGACTTCGGCGGCTTTGTCGTCAAGGCTGATTCCGAAGGACGACTTGGGCCATCGCATTACCGCCGCAATCCTGCGCAGGCTGCTAATGTTCTTGCCCACGCGCTGCTGCCGCATCACGGAGTAGTTCTTTATCGTGGATTTGTCTACAACCAGCATCTGGACTGGCACGACCTGAAGGCTGATCGGGCGCGTGCCGGCTATGACAACTTTCGCGCACTCGACGGCAAGTTTGAGCCGAACGTAGTCATCCAGATTAAAAATGGCCCGATCGATTTTCAAGTGCGCGAGCCGGTCTCTCCGCTTTTTGCGGCGCTGCAACATACCAATCAGGCGATTGAATTACAGGTGACGCAGGAATATACCGGGCAGCAGCGGCACATGGTCTTCCTTGTGCCCATGTGGAAGACGGCGCTCGATACGGACATGCGAGCGCAGAATCGAAGCACTCCGGTCAAAGAGATTATCGAAGGAAAGAGTTTTCATCGGCCGCTGGGAGGCTTTGTTGCTGTCGTCAATGTTGGATTGGATGAGAACTGGCTGCATCATCCCATGGCCATGGCCAATCTTTATGGCTATGGCAAATTGGCGTGGGACCCAGACCTCACGACGGACCAGATCATCGATGGTTGGACTCGACTTACCTTTGGCAATAATCCGAAGGTGGTCTCTACGATCGACGATCTTCAGCGCAATTCATGGCATGTCTATGAGGAGTACACCGGACCGCTTGGCCTGGGAACGCTGACCGATATCATAGGCATTCACTATGGGCCAGGGATCGAATCGGCGGAACGGAATGGATGGGGACAGTGGATTCGCGCCGACCATCAGGGTATTGGCATGGACCGGACCGTCGCTACAGGGACGGGATATATCGGGCAATATCCGCCGGAGCTTGCGAAGATTTACGAATCACTTTCTACCTGCCCGGATGAGCTTCTGCTCTTTATGCATCATGTGCCGTACAACTATGTTCTGCATAGCGGCAAGACTGTCATTCAGCATGTTTATGACTCGCACTACGATGGCGCTGCCGCTGCTGCGACCTATGCTCCTCGCTGGCAGACACTGCATGGTCTTATCGATGAAGAGCGGTATCAGCGAACGCTTGCACTCTTCGAGTATCAGGCTGGTCACGCCATCGTCTGGCGCGATGCGGTGAGCGAGTGGTTTCTGCGGATGTCGGGCATTGCTGATGCGGCCGGCCGGGTGGGGCACTATCCCGATCGGATTGAAGCCGAAGCGATGCAGAGCGATGGTTATACACCGGTCGAGGTTACACCCTGGGAGACTGCTTCCGGAGGCAAGGCCGTGACGTGCAATCGGGCCACCGCCTGCACGCTTACTGCAAAGCTGAATAAACCCGCGGGAATCTACCAAATTGCGGTCCAGTACTTCGATATCCATCCGGGGGCCGCGCAGTATGAAGTCCTGTTGAATGGCAAGGGCATCGCCCATTGGACGGCGGACAATACGCTACCTCCCGCTGTCGCCGATAAAACGCTCGATGGCCACACAAGCACGCGCTTTACTATACCGGGTGTTAAGCTTGAGCCCGGAGATACGCTTACGTTGCGAGGCATCCCAAATCGGGCCGAGCCCGCACCTGTTGACTACATCGAGATCACAAAACAATGAAAATCACCGCCGCCCGCCTGATCGTCTGCTCGCCTGACCGCAACTTCGTCACACTCAAAATCGAAACCGATGAGGGGATTTATGGACTTGGAGACGCGACCCTCAATGGCCGTGAACTGGCGGTTGCGAGCTATCTGTCCGAACATGTCCTCCCGTGCCTGATCGGCCGCGACCCGTTTCAGATAGAGGACATCTGGCAGTATCTGTACCGTGGAGCATACTGGCGACGCGGTCCCGTCACTATGGCTTCCATCGCCGCAGTGGATGTTGCTCTTTGGGATATCAAAGGCAAGGCGCTCAACACTCCTGTCTATAACCTGCTCGGCGGCAAGAGCCGGAACGGCGTGCTGGTTTATACGCACGCGAATGGCCGCGACATTCCGGAGGCGCTCGATTCCGTTCGCAAACATATGGACGAAGGCTACCTTGCAGTGCGTGCGCAGTCTGGCGTGCCCGGGGTTGCGGGCAGCTATGGTGTGCCCAAGGGGGGCAAATCGTATGAGCCCGCCGAGCGCGGCCTGCCTTCGGAGAGTTTGTGGTCCACCGAAAAGTACCTCAACTGTGCGCCATCGCTCTTCGAGAAGCTTCGCGTAGAACTTGGACCGGATGTTCATCTGCTTCACGATGTACATCATCGGCTTACTCCAATTGAGGCGGCGCGTCTTGGCAAAGCGCTGGAGCCCTATCATCTCTTCTGGATGGAAGA from Edaphobacter paludis includes:
- a CDS encoding alpha-glucuronidase family glycosyl hydrolase codes for the protein MAMLMIEEKRDRKTGVCGLRRFLRSITLAVLFGSTVWAAQAETGSAGWLRYSRITDPSALQQYRSLPRQIVRADTSPVGQSASGELARGLRSMLGGEFRVSSALPDGDAFVLGTPQELHHLLPQWRGPDLAEEGFAVSKLNEHGHRLWIVAGGSQRGELYGVFHLLEQVAELHEIAPDAESPSAPIRWVNQWDNFDGSIERGYAGRSIFFEGGHVRGDLTRVSEYGRLLASVGLNGCTVNNVNSDLRTLQPEMLRELARIADALRPWGVRMSLSVDLSSPQAVGHLSTFDPLDPQVIAWWQQKTDEIYKLIPDFGGFVVKADSEGRLGPSHYRRNPAQAANVLAHALLPHHGVVLYRGFVYNQHLDWHDLKADRARAGYDNFRALDGKFEPNVVIQIKNGPIDFQVREPVSPLFAALQHTNQAIELQVTQEYTGQQRHMVFLVPMWKTALDTDMRAQNRSTPVKEIIEGKSFHRPLGGFVAVVNVGLDENWLHHPMAMANLYGYGKLAWDPDLTTDQIIDGWTRLTFGNNPKVVSTIDDLQRNSWHVYEEYTGPLGLGTLTDIIGIHYGPGIESAERNGWGQWIRADHQGIGMDRTVATGTGYIGQYPPELAKIYESLSTCPDELLLFMHHVPYNYVLHSGKTVIQHVYDSHYDGAAAAATYAPRWQTLHGLIDEERYQRTLALFEYQAGHAIVWRDAVSEWFLRMSGIADAAGRVGHYPDRIEAEAMQSDGYTPVEVTPWETASGGKAVTCNRATACTLTAKLNKPAGIYQIAVQYFDIHPGAAQYEVLLNGKGIAHWTADNTLPPAVADKTLDGHTSTRFTIPGVKLEPGDTLTLRGIPNRAEPAPVDYIEITKQ
- the manD gene encoding D-mannonate dehydratase ManD translates to MKITAARLIVCSPDRNFVTLKIETDEGIYGLGDATLNGRELAVASYLSEHVLPCLIGRDPFQIEDIWQYLYRGAYWRRGPVTMASIAAVDVALWDIKGKALNTPVYNLLGGKSRNGVLVYTHANGRDIPEALDSVRKHMDEGYLAVRAQSGVPGVAGSYGVPKGGKSYEPAERGLPSESLWSTEKYLNCAPSLFEKLRVELGPDVHLLHDVHHRLTPIEAARLGKALEPYHLFWMEDPCTAELQEGFELIRKHTTTPIAVGEVFNSIWDAHDLIRRQWIDYIRMAIVHGGGITQVKKTAEFAALYHVRTGFHGATDLSPVTMAAALHLGLAVHNFGIQEHMHHSVLTDEVFPHHYTFDAGYMYPGDAPGLGVDLDETLAAKYPYQRAYLPIARKLDGTLTDW